A stretch of Aythya fuligula isolate bAytFul2 chromosome 1, bAytFul2.pri, whole genome shotgun sequence DNA encodes these proteins:
- the CAPRIN2 gene encoding caprin-2 isoform X1: MVQLSQAPFRRPSSPSGRSEDGEEKGMKAAKQQVNASGESQPSPSPLQTALNSAASPSQAYETYIDNGLICLKHKIRNIEKKKLKLEDYKDRLKKGEALNQDQLEAVEKYDEVVHNLEFAKELQKTFSGLSQDLLKAQRKAQRRESLLKLEAEKKKLRTILQVQYVLQNFTQEHVQKDFKGGVNGAIYLPSKELDYLIRFAKLTCPERNENLSVEDQMEQSSLYFWDLLEGSEKPVVGTTYKHMKDLLSKLLDSGYFESIPAPRTTVPVKELEEVNRKPERTRQISKGESVKETESLMELMKSEIQPQEFLNRRYLPEAEYSVKKKPEEPKSWEAESARKQEPPKSWEMLVDIEEQKQKQETLKPWESRVRQQETKRPDSPKPWEARVKEEEQKREPTKPWETRVEEQKKQEAPKAWVAHVREEQESPKPWVAKVREEQEQKKQESPKPWVAKVREDQEQKKQESPKAWVTKAKEETEQKQEPPKPWVTQTREEPEQKKTEPVKSWEMHVREEPEQKKQEPVKAWAAAHVREEPEQKKQETREAWETAERQQQVSSQQLQNPPKSWGAASVGPKEQMGPKKFDMEPKEVPKPVHQPAAEFCSTSTLPKDPVLRREKLQDLMTQIQGTYNFMQESILDFDKASPSAIGSSQPPSVTPASSPVVSKEQKLPSQSDFLQQPLQATASSMTLHGSNTSLASADQTLSGSETEDLVTPQASASLPQETEKYASQPLYQTSSRVSEPLIPKKIEIAQATVPLPSEPQSPLPTSSTSVTPVPQAQSFQSPPASSSSVTITAAPFQAMQTVFKVNAPLPPRKDQEIKEESSYSTGYNQSFSTASTQTPPQCQLQSSHVAEQTSLSQESLSSAVNYQPDGAVPVSNGSLAFYPAQTNVIPRPPQPYLNSRGSVRGSARGGRSLANSYRSPGGYKGFDAYRGSPSITNGNYGQLQFPGRDYAGMQYSQRDVNYQQCYKRGGITSGPRANSRAGWSDSSQVSSPERDNETFNSGDSGQGDSRSITPVDMPVTSQAATILPVHVYPLPQQMRVAFSAARTSNLAPGTLDQPIVFDLLLNNLGETFDIQLGRFNCPVNGTYVFIFHMLKLAVNVPLYVNLMKNEEVLVSAYANDGAPDHETASNHAVLQLFQGDQIWLRLHRGAIYGSSWKYSTFSGYLLYQD; this comes from the exons GAGGCAGTAGAGAAATACGATGAAGTAGTACACAACTTAGAATTTGCCAAGGAGCTTCAGAAGACTTTTTCAGGTCTTAGCCAAGAC CTgctgaaagcacagagaaaggcTCAAAGAAGAGAGAGTCTATTGAAGCttgaagcagagaagaaaaaactgcGTACAATACTTCAAGTCCAGTATGTGCTGCAGAACTTCACTCAAGAGCATGTTCAGAAAGATTTCAAAGGTGGTGTGAATGGTGCAATATACTTGCCTTCTAAAGAACTAGACTACCTCATAAGATTTGCAAAACTGACATGtccagaaagaaatgagaacttGAG TGTTGAAGATCAGATGGAACAATCATCTCTTTATTTCTGGGACCTTCTAGAAGGCAGTGAGAAGCCTGTTGTTGGAACAACAT ATAAACATATGAAGGACCTGTTATCCAAGCTTCTAGACTCTGGTTACTTTGAAAGTATTCCTGCTCCTCGCACCACTGTGCCGGTAAAAGAATTGGAAGAAGTAAATAGAAAACCTGAGAGGACAAGACAAATCTCAAAAGGAGAGTCTGTCAAGGAAACAG AATCCCTTATGGAGCTTATGAAGTCTGAAATACAGCCACAGGAG TTTCTCAACAGGCGTTATTTGCCTGAAGCAGAGTACTCTGTCAAGAAGAAGCCAGAAGAGCCCAAGTCTTGGGAAGCTGAGAGTGCTAGAAAACAAGAACCGCCAAAGTCCTGGGAAATGCTTGTTGATATTgaagagcagaaacagaaacaagagaCCTTAAAGCCTTGGGAATCTCGTGTTAGGcagcaggaaacaaaaagacCAGATTCACCAAAGCCTTGGGAAGCTCGTGTTAAAGAAGAAGAACAGAAGCGTGAGCCTACAAAGCCCTGGGAGACCCGTGTTGAAGAACAAAAGAAGCAAGAAGCTCCAAAAGCCTGGGTAGCACATGTTCGAGAGGAACAGGAGTCCCCAAAACCTTGGGTAGCAAAGGTTAGGGAAGAgcaggaacagaagaaacaggAGTCACCTAAGCCGTGGGTAGCAAAAGTTAGGGAAGaccaggaacagaaaaaacaagagTCACCAAAAGCTTGGGTGACCAAAGCtaaggaagaaacagaacaaaagcaggAACCTCCAAAACCTTGGGTGACCCAAACTAGGGAGGAACCAGAACAAAAGAAGACAGAGCCTGTGAAGTCATGGGAAATGCATGTTAGGGAAGAGCCTGAGCAAAAGAAGCAGGAGCCTGTGAAGGCTTGGGCTGCTGCACATGTTAGGGAGGAACCAGagcaaaagaagcaggaaaCTCGAGAGGCTTGGGAAACAGCTGAGAGACAGCAGCAAGTGTCATCACAGCAGTTACAGAATCCTCCGAAGTCCTGGGGAGCTGCAAGTGTTGGGCCAAAGGAGCAGATGGGGCCAAAGAAGTTTGATATGGAACCCAAAGAA GTGCCTAAACCTGTACATCAGCCAGCTGCAGAATTTTGCTCTACTTCAACTCTTCCAAAAGATCCAGTACTGAGAAGGGAAAAACTTCAAGATCTGATGACTCAGATACAAGGGACTTATAACTTCATGCAA gagtcCATTCTGGATTTTGATAAAGCTTCACCAAGTGCCATTGGTTCATCTCAACCACCTTCAGTTACTCCAGCAAGTAGTCCTGTAG TTTCAAAAGAGCAGAAACTGCCAAGTCAAAGTGATTTTCTTCAACAACCCCTTCAG GCTACTGCTTCATCCATGACCCTGCATGGTTCTAATACTTCCCTAGCATCTGCTGATCAGACCCTTTCCGGCTCTGAAACCGAAGACTTGGTGACACCACAG GCATCAGCATCACTTCCTCAAGAGACTGAGAAATATGCTTCCCAGCCATTGTATCAGACAAGTTCACGCGTTTCTGAGCCACTGATACCTAAAAAGATTGAAATTGCCCAG GCAACTGTTCCCCTCCCAAGTGAGCCACAGTCACCGTTGCCAACTTCGAGCACCTCTGTGACACCAGTGCCACAAGCGCAAAGCTTTCAGTCTCCTCCAGCAAGTAGCAGTTCTGTCACAATAACAGCAGCTCCCTTTCAGGCTATGCAGACT GTGTTTAAGGTGAATGCACCGCTGCCTCCACGTAAAGACCAGGAAATTAAAGAGGAGTCTTCATATTCAACGGGATATAACCAGAGTTTCTCTACAGCAAGTACACAGACTCCTCCTCAATGCCAGCTGCAGTCTTCTCATGTTGCAGAACAAACCTCTCTTTCACAAGAATCTCTGTCTTCAG CAGTGAATTATCAACCTGATGGAGCTGTTCCTGTTAGCAATGGTAGTCTCGCCTTTTATCCAGCACAGACTAATGTTATACCAAGACCCCCTCAGCCTTACCTTAATAGTCGAGGGTCTGTCAGAGGATCTGCTAGAGGTGGAAGGTCACTGGCCAATTCATATCGTTCACCTGGTGGGTATAAAG GTTTTGATGCTTACAGAGGTTCACCCTCAATAACTAATGGCAACTATGGCCAGCTGCAGTTCCCTGGTAGAGATTATGCTGGAATGCAATATTCTCAGAGG gATGTTAACTACCAGCAGTGCTATAAACGAGGTGGGATAACTAGTGGTCCTCGAGCAAATTCAAGAG CAGGGTGGAGTGATTCTTCTCAGGTGAGCAGTCCAGAACGAGACAACGAAACCTTTAACAGTGGAGACTCTGGGCAGGGAGACTCCCGCAGCATCACCCCTGTCGATATGCCAGTGACAAGCCAAGCTGCCACCATACTACCAGTGCACGTCTACCCCCTCCCGCAGCAGATGAGAGTTGCCTTCTCTGCAGCCAGAACATCCAACTTGGCCCCTGGAACTCTAGACCAGCCAATTGTGTTTGACCTGCTGCTGAACAACCTTGGAGAAACTTTTGACATCCAGCTTGGTAGATTTAATTGTCCAGTGAATGGTACTTACGTCTTCATCTTCCACATGCTGAAGCTGGCTGTAAATGTTCCCCTATACGTGAATCTCATGAAGAATGAAGAGGTCCTAGTGTCAGCATATGCAAATGATGGGGCTCCTGATCATGAGACTGCTAGTAATCATGCAGTCCTGCAGCTGTTCCAGGGGGATCAGATCTGGTTACGTCTGCATCGGGGAGCCATCTATGGAAGTAGCTGGAAATACTCTACCTTTTCGGGATACCTCCTTTATCAGGACTAA
- the CAPRIN2 gene encoding caprin-2 isoform X2, giving the protein MVQLSQAPFRRPSSPSGRSEDGEEKGMKAAKQQVNASGESQPSPSPLQTALNSAASPSQAYETYIDNGLICLKHKIRNIEKKKLKLEDYKDRLKKGEALNQDQLEAVEKYDEVVHNLEFAKELQKTFSGLSQDLLKAQRKAQRRESLLKLEAEKKKLRTILQVQYVLQNFTQEHVQKDFKGGVNGAIYLPSKELDYLIRFAKLTCPERNENLSVEDQMEQSSLYFWDLLEGSEKPVVGTTYKHMKDLLSKLLDSGYFESIPAPRTTVPVKELEEVNRKPERTRQISKGESVKETESLMELMKSEIQPQEFLNRRYLPEAEYSVKKKPEEPKSWEAESARKQEPPKSWEMLVDIEEQKQKQETLKPWESRVRQQETKRPDSPKPWEARVKEEEQKREPTKPWETRVEEQKKQEAPKAWVAHVREEQESPKPWVAKVREEQEQKKQESPKPWVAKVREDQEQKKQESPKAWVTKAKEETEQKQEPPKPWVTQTREEPEQKKTEPVKSWEMHVREEPEQKKQEPVKAWAAAHVREEPEQKKQETREAWETAERQQQVSSQQLQNPPKSWGAASVGPKEQMGPKKFDMEPKEVPKPVHQPAAEFCSTSTLPKDPVLRREKLQDLMTQIQGTYNFMQESILDFDKASPSAIGSSQPPSVTPASSPVVSKEQKLPSQSDFLQQPLQATASSMTLHGSNTSLASADQTLSGSETEDLVTPQASASLPQETEKYASQPLYQTSSRVSEPLIPKKIEIAQATVPLPSEPQSPLPTSSTSVTPVPQAQSFQSPPASSSSVTITAAPFQAMQTVFKVNAPLPPRKDQEIKEESSYSTGYNQSFSTASTQTPPQCQLQSSHVAEQTSLSQESLSSVNYQPDGAVPVSNGSLAFYPAQTNVIPRPPQPYLNSRGSVRGSARGGRSLANSYRSPGGYKGFDAYRGSPSITNGNYGQLQFPGRDYAGMQYSQRDVNYQQCYKRGGITSGPRANSRAGWSDSSQVSSPERDNETFNSGDSGQGDSRSITPVDMPVTSQAATILPVHVYPLPQQMRVAFSAARTSNLAPGTLDQPIVFDLLLNNLGETFDIQLGRFNCPVNGTYVFIFHMLKLAVNVPLYVNLMKNEEVLVSAYANDGAPDHETASNHAVLQLFQGDQIWLRLHRGAIYGSSWKYSTFSGYLLYQD; this is encoded by the exons GAGGCAGTAGAGAAATACGATGAAGTAGTACACAACTTAGAATTTGCCAAGGAGCTTCAGAAGACTTTTTCAGGTCTTAGCCAAGAC CTgctgaaagcacagagaaaggcTCAAAGAAGAGAGAGTCTATTGAAGCttgaagcagagaagaaaaaactgcGTACAATACTTCAAGTCCAGTATGTGCTGCAGAACTTCACTCAAGAGCATGTTCAGAAAGATTTCAAAGGTGGTGTGAATGGTGCAATATACTTGCCTTCTAAAGAACTAGACTACCTCATAAGATTTGCAAAACTGACATGtccagaaagaaatgagaacttGAG TGTTGAAGATCAGATGGAACAATCATCTCTTTATTTCTGGGACCTTCTAGAAGGCAGTGAGAAGCCTGTTGTTGGAACAACAT ATAAACATATGAAGGACCTGTTATCCAAGCTTCTAGACTCTGGTTACTTTGAAAGTATTCCTGCTCCTCGCACCACTGTGCCGGTAAAAGAATTGGAAGAAGTAAATAGAAAACCTGAGAGGACAAGACAAATCTCAAAAGGAGAGTCTGTCAAGGAAACAG AATCCCTTATGGAGCTTATGAAGTCTGAAATACAGCCACAGGAG TTTCTCAACAGGCGTTATTTGCCTGAAGCAGAGTACTCTGTCAAGAAGAAGCCAGAAGAGCCCAAGTCTTGGGAAGCTGAGAGTGCTAGAAAACAAGAACCGCCAAAGTCCTGGGAAATGCTTGTTGATATTgaagagcagaaacagaaacaagagaCCTTAAAGCCTTGGGAATCTCGTGTTAGGcagcaggaaacaaaaagacCAGATTCACCAAAGCCTTGGGAAGCTCGTGTTAAAGAAGAAGAACAGAAGCGTGAGCCTACAAAGCCCTGGGAGACCCGTGTTGAAGAACAAAAGAAGCAAGAAGCTCCAAAAGCCTGGGTAGCACATGTTCGAGAGGAACAGGAGTCCCCAAAACCTTGGGTAGCAAAGGTTAGGGAAGAgcaggaacagaagaaacaggAGTCACCTAAGCCGTGGGTAGCAAAAGTTAGGGAAGaccaggaacagaaaaaacaagagTCACCAAAAGCTTGGGTGACCAAAGCtaaggaagaaacagaacaaaagcaggAACCTCCAAAACCTTGGGTGACCCAAACTAGGGAGGAACCAGAACAAAAGAAGACAGAGCCTGTGAAGTCATGGGAAATGCATGTTAGGGAAGAGCCTGAGCAAAAGAAGCAGGAGCCTGTGAAGGCTTGGGCTGCTGCACATGTTAGGGAGGAACCAGagcaaaagaagcaggaaaCTCGAGAGGCTTGGGAAACAGCTGAGAGACAGCAGCAAGTGTCATCACAGCAGTTACAGAATCCTCCGAAGTCCTGGGGAGCTGCAAGTGTTGGGCCAAAGGAGCAGATGGGGCCAAAGAAGTTTGATATGGAACCCAAAGAA GTGCCTAAACCTGTACATCAGCCAGCTGCAGAATTTTGCTCTACTTCAACTCTTCCAAAAGATCCAGTACTGAGAAGGGAAAAACTTCAAGATCTGATGACTCAGATACAAGGGACTTATAACTTCATGCAA gagtcCATTCTGGATTTTGATAAAGCTTCACCAAGTGCCATTGGTTCATCTCAACCACCTTCAGTTACTCCAGCAAGTAGTCCTGTAG TTTCAAAAGAGCAGAAACTGCCAAGTCAAAGTGATTTTCTTCAACAACCCCTTCAG GCTACTGCTTCATCCATGACCCTGCATGGTTCTAATACTTCCCTAGCATCTGCTGATCAGACCCTTTCCGGCTCTGAAACCGAAGACTTGGTGACACCACAG GCATCAGCATCACTTCCTCAAGAGACTGAGAAATATGCTTCCCAGCCATTGTATCAGACAAGTTCACGCGTTTCTGAGCCACTGATACCTAAAAAGATTGAAATTGCCCAG GCAACTGTTCCCCTCCCAAGTGAGCCACAGTCACCGTTGCCAACTTCGAGCACCTCTGTGACACCAGTGCCACAAGCGCAAAGCTTTCAGTCTCCTCCAGCAAGTAGCAGTTCTGTCACAATAACAGCAGCTCCCTTTCAGGCTATGCAGACT GTGTTTAAGGTGAATGCACCGCTGCCTCCACGTAAAGACCAGGAAATTAAAGAGGAGTCTTCATATTCAACGGGATATAACCAGAGTTTCTCTACAGCAAGTACACAGACTCCTCCTCAATGCCAGCTGCAGTCTTCTCATGTTGCAGAACAAACCTCTCTTTCACAAGAATCTCTGTCTTCAG TGAATTATCAACCTGATGGAGCTGTTCCTGTTAGCAATGGTAGTCTCGCCTTTTATCCAGCACAGACTAATGTTATACCAAGACCCCCTCAGCCTTACCTTAATAGTCGAGGGTCTGTCAGAGGATCTGCTAGAGGTGGAAGGTCACTGGCCAATTCATATCGTTCACCTGGTGGGTATAAAG GTTTTGATGCTTACAGAGGTTCACCCTCAATAACTAATGGCAACTATGGCCAGCTGCAGTTCCCTGGTAGAGATTATGCTGGAATGCAATATTCTCAGAGG gATGTTAACTACCAGCAGTGCTATAAACGAGGTGGGATAACTAGTGGTCCTCGAGCAAATTCAAGAG CAGGGTGGAGTGATTCTTCTCAGGTGAGCAGTCCAGAACGAGACAACGAAACCTTTAACAGTGGAGACTCTGGGCAGGGAGACTCCCGCAGCATCACCCCTGTCGATATGCCAGTGACAAGCCAAGCTGCCACCATACTACCAGTGCACGTCTACCCCCTCCCGCAGCAGATGAGAGTTGCCTTCTCTGCAGCCAGAACATCCAACTTGGCCCCTGGAACTCTAGACCAGCCAATTGTGTTTGACCTGCTGCTGAACAACCTTGGAGAAACTTTTGACATCCAGCTTGGTAGATTTAATTGTCCAGTGAATGGTACTTACGTCTTCATCTTCCACATGCTGAAGCTGGCTGTAAATGTTCCCCTATACGTGAATCTCATGAAGAATGAAGAGGTCCTAGTGTCAGCATATGCAAATGATGGGGCTCCTGATCATGAGACTGCTAGTAATCATGCAGTCCTGCAGCTGTTCCAGGGGGATCAGATCTGGTTACGTCTGCATCGGGGAGCCATCTATGGAAGTAGCTGGAAATACTCTACCTTTTCGGGATACCTCCTTTATCAGGACTAA
- the CAPRIN2 gene encoding caprin-2 isoform X3, translating into MKAAKQQVNASGESQPSPSPLQTALNSAASPSQAYETYIDNGLICLKHKIRNIEKKKLKLEDYKDRLKKGEALNQDQLEAVEKYDEVVHNLEFAKELQKTFSGLSQDLLKAQRKAQRRESLLKLEAEKKKLRTILQVQYVLQNFTQEHVQKDFKGGVNGAIYLPSKELDYLIRFAKLTCPERNENLSVEDQMEQSSLYFWDLLEGSEKPVVGTTYKHMKDLLSKLLDSGYFESIPAPRTTVPVKELEEVNRKPERTRQISKGESVKETESLMELMKSEIQPQEFLNRRYLPEAEYSVKKKPEEPKSWEAESARKQEPPKSWEMLVDIEEQKQKQETLKPWESRVRQQETKRPDSPKPWEARVKEEEQKREPTKPWETRVEEQKKQEAPKAWVAHVREEQESPKPWVAKVREEQEQKKQESPKPWVAKVREDQEQKKQESPKAWVTKAKEETEQKQEPPKPWVTQTREEPEQKKTEPVKSWEMHVREEPEQKKQEPVKAWAAAHVREEPEQKKQETREAWETAERQQQVSSQQLQNPPKSWGAASVGPKEQMGPKKFDMEPKEVPKPVHQPAAEFCSTSTLPKDPVLRREKLQDLMTQIQGTYNFMQESILDFDKASPSAIGSSQPPSVTPASSPVVSKEQKLPSQSDFLQQPLQATASSMTLHGSNTSLASADQTLSGSETEDLVTPQASASLPQETEKYASQPLYQTSSRVSEPLIPKKIEIAQATVPLPSEPQSPLPTSSTSVTPVPQAQSFQSPPASSSSVTITAAPFQAMQTVFKVNAPLPPRKDQEIKEESSYSTGYNQSFSTASTQTPPQCQLQSSHVAEQTSLSQESLSSAVNYQPDGAVPVSNGSLAFYPAQTNVIPRPPQPYLNSRGSVRGSARGGRSLANSYRSPGGYKGFDAYRGSPSITNGNYGQLQFPGRDYAGMQYSQRDVNYQQCYKRGGITSGPRANSRAGWSDSSQVSSPERDNETFNSGDSGQGDSRSITPVDMPVTSQAATILPVHVYPLPQQMRVAFSAARTSNLAPGTLDQPIVFDLLLNNLGETFDIQLGRFNCPVNGTYVFIFHMLKLAVNVPLYVNLMKNEEVLVSAYANDGAPDHETASNHAVLQLFQGDQIWLRLHRGAIYGSSWKYSTFSGYLLYQD; encoded by the exons GAGGCAGTAGAGAAATACGATGAAGTAGTACACAACTTAGAATTTGCCAAGGAGCTTCAGAAGACTTTTTCAGGTCTTAGCCAAGAC CTgctgaaagcacagagaaaggcTCAAAGAAGAGAGAGTCTATTGAAGCttgaagcagagaagaaaaaactgcGTACAATACTTCAAGTCCAGTATGTGCTGCAGAACTTCACTCAAGAGCATGTTCAGAAAGATTTCAAAGGTGGTGTGAATGGTGCAATATACTTGCCTTCTAAAGAACTAGACTACCTCATAAGATTTGCAAAACTGACATGtccagaaagaaatgagaacttGAG TGTTGAAGATCAGATGGAACAATCATCTCTTTATTTCTGGGACCTTCTAGAAGGCAGTGAGAAGCCTGTTGTTGGAACAACAT ATAAACATATGAAGGACCTGTTATCCAAGCTTCTAGACTCTGGTTACTTTGAAAGTATTCCTGCTCCTCGCACCACTGTGCCGGTAAAAGAATTGGAAGAAGTAAATAGAAAACCTGAGAGGACAAGACAAATCTCAAAAGGAGAGTCTGTCAAGGAAACAG AATCCCTTATGGAGCTTATGAAGTCTGAAATACAGCCACAGGAG TTTCTCAACAGGCGTTATTTGCCTGAAGCAGAGTACTCTGTCAAGAAGAAGCCAGAAGAGCCCAAGTCTTGGGAAGCTGAGAGTGCTAGAAAACAAGAACCGCCAAAGTCCTGGGAAATGCTTGTTGATATTgaagagcagaaacagaaacaagagaCCTTAAAGCCTTGGGAATCTCGTGTTAGGcagcaggaaacaaaaagacCAGATTCACCAAAGCCTTGGGAAGCTCGTGTTAAAGAAGAAGAACAGAAGCGTGAGCCTACAAAGCCCTGGGAGACCCGTGTTGAAGAACAAAAGAAGCAAGAAGCTCCAAAAGCCTGGGTAGCACATGTTCGAGAGGAACAGGAGTCCCCAAAACCTTGGGTAGCAAAGGTTAGGGAAGAgcaggaacagaagaaacaggAGTCACCTAAGCCGTGGGTAGCAAAAGTTAGGGAAGaccaggaacagaaaaaacaagagTCACCAAAAGCTTGGGTGACCAAAGCtaaggaagaaacagaacaaaagcaggAACCTCCAAAACCTTGGGTGACCCAAACTAGGGAGGAACCAGAACAAAAGAAGACAGAGCCTGTGAAGTCATGGGAAATGCATGTTAGGGAAGAGCCTGAGCAAAAGAAGCAGGAGCCTGTGAAGGCTTGGGCTGCTGCACATGTTAGGGAGGAACCAGagcaaaagaagcaggaaaCTCGAGAGGCTTGGGAAACAGCTGAGAGACAGCAGCAAGTGTCATCACAGCAGTTACAGAATCCTCCGAAGTCCTGGGGAGCTGCAAGTGTTGGGCCAAAGGAGCAGATGGGGCCAAAGAAGTTTGATATGGAACCCAAAGAA GTGCCTAAACCTGTACATCAGCCAGCTGCAGAATTTTGCTCTACTTCAACTCTTCCAAAAGATCCAGTACTGAGAAGGGAAAAACTTCAAGATCTGATGACTCAGATACAAGGGACTTATAACTTCATGCAA gagtcCATTCTGGATTTTGATAAAGCTTCACCAAGTGCCATTGGTTCATCTCAACCACCTTCAGTTACTCCAGCAAGTAGTCCTGTAG TTTCAAAAGAGCAGAAACTGCCAAGTCAAAGTGATTTTCTTCAACAACCCCTTCAG GCTACTGCTTCATCCATGACCCTGCATGGTTCTAATACTTCCCTAGCATCTGCTGATCAGACCCTTTCCGGCTCTGAAACCGAAGACTTGGTGACACCACAG GCATCAGCATCACTTCCTCAAGAGACTGAGAAATATGCTTCCCAGCCATTGTATCAGACAAGTTCACGCGTTTCTGAGCCACTGATACCTAAAAAGATTGAAATTGCCCAG GCAACTGTTCCCCTCCCAAGTGAGCCACAGTCACCGTTGCCAACTTCGAGCACCTCTGTGACACCAGTGCCACAAGCGCAAAGCTTTCAGTCTCCTCCAGCAAGTAGCAGTTCTGTCACAATAACAGCAGCTCCCTTTCAGGCTATGCAGACT GTGTTTAAGGTGAATGCACCGCTGCCTCCACGTAAAGACCAGGAAATTAAAGAGGAGTCTTCATATTCAACGGGATATAACCAGAGTTTCTCTACAGCAAGTACACAGACTCCTCCTCAATGCCAGCTGCAGTCTTCTCATGTTGCAGAACAAACCTCTCTTTCACAAGAATCTCTGTCTTCAG CAGTGAATTATCAACCTGATGGAGCTGTTCCTGTTAGCAATGGTAGTCTCGCCTTTTATCCAGCACAGACTAATGTTATACCAAGACCCCCTCAGCCTTACCTTAATAGTCGAGGGTCTGTCAGAGGATCTGCTAGAGGTGGAAGGTCACTGGCCAATTCATATCGTTCACCTGGTGGGTATAAAG GTTTTGATGCTTACAGAGGTTCACCCTCAATAACTAATGGCAACTATGGCCAGCTGCAGTTCCCTGGTAGAGATTATGCTGGAATGCAATATTCTCAGAGG gATGTTAACTACCAGCAGTGCTATAAACGAGGTGGGATAACTAGTGGTCCTCGAGCAAATTCAAGAG CAGGGTGGAGTGATTCTTCTCAGGTGAGCAGTCCAGAACGAGACAACGAAACCTTTAACAGTGGAGACTCTGGGCAGGGAGACTCCCGCAGCATCACCCCTGTCGATATGCCAGTGACAAGCCAAGCTGCCACCATACTACCAGTGCACGTCTACCCCCTCCCGCAGCAGATGAGAGTTGCCTTCTCTGCAGCCAGAACATCCAACTTGGCCCCTGGAACTCTAGACCAGCCAATTGTGTTTGACCTGCTGCTGAACAACCTTGGAGAAACTTTTGACATCCAGCTTGGTAGATTTAATTGTCCAGTGAATGGTACTTACGTCTTCATCTTCCACATGCTGAAGCTGGCTGTAAATGTTCCCCTATACGTGAATCTCATGAAGAATGAAGAGGTCCTAGTGTCAGCATATGCAAATGATGGGGCTCCTGATCATGAGACTGCTAGTAATCATGCAGTCCTGCAGCTGTTCCAGGGGGATCAGATCTGGTTACGTCTGCATCGGGGAGCCATCTATGGAAGTAGCTGGAAATACTCTACCTTTTCGGGATACCTCCTTTATCAGGACTAA